The genomic DNA TACGAGCAGTACGTCGCGGTCTGCGAGCACCTCAACCGGCTCACCCCGGTGGAGGGCGAGAAGCGTTCGGCTCTGTTCAACTCGGGCTCCGAGGCCGTCGAGAACGCGGTGAAGATCGCCAGGGCGTACACCCGCAAGCAGGCGGTGGTCTCGTTCGACCACGCCTATCACGGTCGCACCAACCTGACGATGGCCCTCACGGCCAAGTCGATGCCCTATAAGCACGGGTTCGGCCCGTTCGCGTCCGAGATCTACCGCGCCCCGATGTCCTACCCGTTCCGGGATGCCGAGTTCGGCAAGGAGCTGGCCACCGACGGTGAACTGGCAGCCCGGCGCGCGCTGTCGATCATCGACAAGCAGGTCGGTGCCGACAACCTCGCCGCCGTCATCATCGAACCCATCCAGGGCGAGGGCGGTTTCATCGTCCCGGCCGAGGGATTCTTGCCGACGCTGCTGCAGTGGTGCCGGGCCAACGGCGTGGTCTTCATCGCCGACGAGGTGCAGACCGGGTTCGCCCGCACGGGCGCCATGTTCGCCTGCGAGCACGAGGGCATCGACCCCGACCTCATCGTGACCGCCAAGGGCATCGCCGGCGGCCTGCCGCTGTCCGCGGTGACCGGCCGGGCCGAGATCATGGACTCGCCGCACGTCGGCGGGCTCGGCGGCACCTACGGCGGCAACCCGCTCGCATGCGCCGCGGCGCTGGCCACCATCGACACGATCGAGAGCGACGGACTCGTCGCGCGCGCCCGCGAGATCGAGACGCTGATGAAGGACCGGTTGGGACGGTTGCAGGCCGACGACGACCGCATCGGCGACGTTCGCGGCCGGGGCGCGATGATCGCCGTCGAGCTGGTGAAGTCCGGGACCATCGAGCCGGACGCCGACCTCACCAAGGCTCTGCTGGCCGGCGCGCACGCAGCGGGCGTCATCGTCCTGTCGTGCGGTACCTACGGAAACGTGCTGCGATTCCTGCCCCCGCTGGCGATCAGCGACGAGCTGCTCAACGAGGGCCTCGACGTGCTGGCCTCGGTCCTCGCGGACCTGCGCTAGGCAATCACCAGGGCGACGACGACGGCGCGCAAGTCGTCGGCCGTTAGCCCGTCACCGTCGACGTCGGCGAGGACGAGGTCCGACATCAGATCGTCGGTGAGCTTCCAGCAGCGGTCGGCGATCATCAGGTCGACGTAGGAGTCGAGCGCACGCATCGACTCGGCGTCGTTCACCCACGCCCATCGCGAGATCGATGCCCAATCCCTGCGTGGCACACCGAGACTCGCGCACTTCAGTCGCATCGACGAGCGAGCGCCGATATGGCTGACAGCAGTGGCGCCGCCGCCGAGGGCTGCGAGGACGTCCGCACGCAGCGTGCGGATGCTCTGCACGGTGAAGGCGTCAGTGTCGGGTCCCGAACGGATCAGCGTGCTCACCGTCATGCCATGCGTCCCATCGTCGAGGTATCCACCGTGTCTACCTCGCACCTACCCCGAGCGGCGATCCACG from Mycolicibacterium arabiense includes the following:
- the gabT gene encoding 4-aminobutyrate--2-oxoglutarate transaminase translates to MSTLEKSRYLATAIPGPRSAALIDRKGAAVARGIGNTMPVYAARAAGGIVEDVDGNRFIDLGSGIAVTTIGNASPRVVAAVSAQAAEFTHTCFMVTPYEQYVAVCEHLNRLTPVEGEKRSALFNSGSEAVENAVKIARAYTRKQAVVSFDHAYHGRTNLTMALTAKSMPYKHGFGPFASEIYRAPMSYPFRDAEFGKELATDGELAARRALSIIDKQVGADNLAAVIIEPIQGEGGFIVPAEGFLPTLLQWCRANGVVFIADEVQTGFARTGAMFACEHEGIDPDLIVTAKGIAGGLPLSAVTGRAEIMDSPHVGGLGGTYGGNPLACAAALATIDTIESDGLVARAREIETLMKDRLGRLQADDDRIGDVRGRGAMIAVELVKSGTIEPDADLTKALLAGAHAAGVIVLSCGTYGNVLRFLPPLAISDELLNEGLDVLASVLADLR
- a CDS encoding cytochrome P450 family protein, which produces MTVSTLIRSGPDTDAFTVQSIRTLRADVLAALGGGATAVSHIGARSSMRLKCASLGVPRRDWASISRWAWVNDAESMRALDSYVDLMIADRCWKLTDDLMSDLVLADVDGDGLTADDLRAVVVALVIA